In Anaerolineales bacterium, the following proteins share a genomic window:
- the rpmG gene encoding 50S ribosomal protein L33, protein MASKKKDVRPVITLQCSDCKERNYTTEKNRRNDPNRLEFSKFCPRCRKHTLHRETK, encoded by the coding sequence ATGGCTTCCAAGAAGAAAGATGTTCGCCCGGTGATCACGCTCCAATGCAGTGATTGCAAGGAGCGAAATTACACCACCGAGAAGAATCGCCGCAACGATCCGAATCGGCTCGAGTTCAGCAAGTTCTGCCCGCGCTGCAGGAAACACACTCTGCACCGTGAAACGAAATAA
- the secE gene encoding preprotein translocase subunit SecE translates to MADRKAKASKGNPFTAFFRETAGELRKVSWPTWPEVWQLTLIVLVVMVVMGVILGLTDGGARELLNLILGIQ, encoded by the coding sequence TTGGCAGACAGGAAAGCGAAAGCAAGTAAAGGAAACCCATTCACAGCGTTCTTCCGCGAAACCGCCGGAGAACTCCGCAAAGTTTCGTGGCCCACGTGGCCAGAAGTCTGGCAGTTGACGCTGATCGTTTTGGTTGTGATGGTCGTGATGGGCGTGATCCTCGGTCTCACCGACGGCGGCGCCCGCGAGTTGCTGAATCTAATTTTGGGTATTCAATAA
- the nusG gene encoding transcription termination/antitermination protein NusG, which produces MSLQEEFEREPVESTEEITSEESPLMVSDAPQEVSDSEPIRVPTDEPSADESQDSEAEEQTPPPASGEPASPSEESSHLGEVEGPAWYVIHCYSGYENKVRHNLEQRIETMGMKDRIFDVVIPTQEEIEVKDGKRRTVERHIFPGYVLVNLLLSEESWYVVRNTPGVTGFVGMGNNPTPLRPEEVSQIIKRMEAEAPMVKVSFKVGERVRIIDGPFNDFRGNVSEIDVERTKVRVMVNFFGRETPVELDFLQVEKA; this is translated from the coding sequence ATGTCGTTGCAGGAAGAATTCGAACGCGAGCCAGTGGAATCAACCGAAGAAATAACTTCGGAAGAATCTCCATTGATGGTGTCGGACGCTCCGCAAGAAGTGAGCGACTCCGAACCGATTCGCGTACCTACCGACGAACCCTCAGCGGATGAATCTCAGGATTCGGAAGCGGAGGAACAAACCCCGCCTCCCGCGTCGGGTGAACCTGCCTCCCCCTCGGAAGAATCATCGCATCTTGGAGAGGTGGAAGGGCCGGCGTGGTATGTGATCCATTGTTATTCGGGTTACGAGAACAAAGTGCGCCACAACCTCGAGCAACGCATCGAGACGATGGGCATGAAAGACAGGATCTTCGATGTGGTCATCCCGACACAAGAGGAGATCGAAGTCAAAGACGGCAAGCGCCGCACCGTGGAGCGACACATCTTCCCCGGCTACGTGCTGGTGAATTTGTTGTTGAGCGAAGAATCGTGGTATGTGGTACGAAACACTCCGGGCGTGACCGGCTTCGTCGGCATGGGCAACAACCCAACGCCCCTGCGACCGGAAGAAGTTTCGCAGATCATCAAACGCATGGAAGCTGAAGCGCCGATGGTCAAAGTCTCGTTCAAGGTTGGCGAGCGCGTGCGTATCATTGACGGTCCGTTCAACGATTTCCGCGGTAACGTTTCCGAGATTGATGTGGAGCGTACCAAGGTCCGCGTGATGGTCAACTTCTTCGGGCGCGAAACGCCGGTGGAGTTGGACTTTTTGCAGGTCGAAAAGGCGTAG
- the rplK gene encoding 50S ribosomal protein L11 — protein sequence MAKKFKAIVRLQLEAGKANPAPPVGPALAGHGINIMAFCKEYNARTSNKPGEVLPAEITVYTDGSFTFVLKTSPAAVMLRKAAKVEKGSGVPNKDKVGKVSRAQIKEIAEAKMKDLNAIDLEGAMKQIEGTARSMGITVTD from the coding sequence ATGGCAAAGAAGTTTAAGGCAATCGTTCGTCTCCAGCTTGAGGCTGGAAAAGCCAACCCGGCGCCCCCGGTGGGTCCGGCGTTGGCGGGTCATGGCATCAACATCATGGCTTTTTGTAAGGAGTACAACGCGCGCACGTCGAACAAGCCGGGCGAAGTGCTTCCGGCGGAGATCACGGTGTATACCGATGGGTCGTTCACGTTCGTGTTGAAGACCTCGCCGGCGGCAGTGATGCTTCGCAAAGCCGCGAAGGTGGAAAAAGGCTCCGGCGTGCCGAACAAAGATAAGGTCGGCAAAGTGTCGCGTGCGCAGATCAAGGAAATCGCGGAAGCCAAGATGAAAGACTTGAACGCGATCGACCTCGAAGGCGCGATGAAACAGATCGAAGGCACCGCCCGTTCGATGGGCATTACGGTGACCGATTAA
- the rplA gene encoding 50S ribosomal protein L1 gives MATKHGKKYKAALAKVDLDKEYSVRDAVALAKETTITKFDSTVEVHIRTGLDPRQSDQQVRDVVVLPHGLGKTVRVLVFAQGEGAASARASGADLVADDDETLKKIEGGMLDFDVAIATPDAMGKVGRLGRVLGPRGLMPNPKAGTVVNADDLPRAIKEAKAGRVEFRLDKTSNIHVSVGKASFSADQLFENFSALMDAIHKARPAGAKGDYIKRITLTTTMGPGIKVNAGETQKLEGTG, from the coding sequence ATGGCTACAAAACACGGAAAGAAATATAAAGCCGCTTTGGCTAAGGTGGATTTGGACAAGGAATATTCCGTTCGCGACGCGGTTGCGCTTGCGAAGGAAACCACCATCACGAAGTTCGATTCGACCGTTGAAGTGCACATCCGCACCGGGCTCGATCCGCGTCAATCGGATCAGCAAGTGCGCGATGTGGTCGTTCTGCCGCATGGACTTGGCAAGACGGTGCGCGTGCTGGTCTTCGCTCAAGGCGAAGGCGCGGCATCGGCGCGTGCTTCAGGCGCGGATCTCGTCGCCGACGATGATGAAACCTTGAAGAAGATCGAAGGCGGCATGTTGGATTTCGACGTCGCCATCGCGACGCCGGATGCAATGGGTAAGGTCGGTCGTCTCGGACGTGTGCTTGGTCCGCGCGGCTTGATGCCGAACCCCAAGGCTGGGACGGTCGTCAACGCCGACGATCTGCCTCGCGCGATCAAGGAAGCGAAGGCGGGGCGCGTCGAGTTCCGCCTCGACAAGACTTCCAACATTCATGTTTCAGTTGGCAAGGCGTCTTTTTCGGCTGATCAATTGTTCGAGAACTTTTCCGCGCTGATGGACGCGATCCATAAGGCTCGCCCGGCTGGCGCGAAAGGCGATTACATCAAGCGCATCACATTGACCACGACGATGGGTCCTGGCATTAAAGTCAACGCCGGCGAAACCCAAAAACTCGAGGGAACCGGGTAA
- the rplJ gene encoding 50S ribosomal protein L10, giving the protein MAVSKERKQEVLATYDEWLKKSQSVILVEYTGAKMKDLDGIRAKVRESGGEFHVLKNTLARRAFAANGMDFPKEFLLKSTAVSFAFSDPASTAKALTDAMKGKDFIKVKGGFMTGQVLNAAQVKALSDMPPLPVVRAQLLGVLQAPAGKLVRTIAEPARGLAAVIKAFSEKANTANAAA; this is encoded by the coding sequence TTGGCAGTATCAAAAGAACGTAAACAGGAAGTGCTGGCGACCTATGATGAGTGGTTGAAGAAAAGCCAGTCCGTGATCCTTGTGGAATATACCGGCGCGAAGATGAAAGACCTCGACGGTATCCGCGCGAAAGTCCGCGAGTCGGGCGGCGAATTCCATGTGTTGAAAAACACGCTGGCGCGGCGCGCGTTTGCCGCGAATGGTATGGATTTCCCCAAGGAATTCCTCTTGAAGAGCACGGCGGTATCGTTTGCCTTCAGCGACCCGGCATCCACGGCAAAAGCCCTGACCGACGCGATGAAAGGCAAAGATTTCATCAAGGTCAAAGGCGGATTCATGACCGGGCAGGTGTTGAACGCCGCTCAAGTCAAAGCCCTGTCGGATATGCCGCCGTTGCCTGTTGTCCGCGCTCAATTGTTGGGTGTGTTGCAGGCTCCTGCCGGCAAACTGGTCCGCACGATCGCCGAGCCCGCACGCGGGTTGGCGGCGGTGATCAAGGCTTTCTCTGAGAAGGCGAACACCGCGAACGCCGCGGCGTAA
- the rplL gene encoding 50S ribosomal protein L7/L12 gives MSDKLEKLVEELSTLSVLEAADLVKKLEEKWGVSAAAPVAVAAVAGGGAAAAGEPVEEKTEFDVVIKDAGAKKIDVIKVIRQLTNLGLGEAKTMAETAGSKVLSGVGKDAANEAKKKLEEAGASVGLE, from the coding sequence ATGTCCGACAAGCTCGAAAAACTCGTGGAGGAACTCTCCACCCTGTCCGTCCTTGAGGCGGCTGATCTCGTGAAGAAATTGGAAGAGAAGTGGGGCGTCTCTGCCGCGGCTCCGGTGGCTGTAGCCGCTGTGGCTGGAGGCGGCGCTGCCGCGGCTGGCGAACCCGTCGAAGAGAAGACCGAATTCGATGTGGTGATCAAAGACGCTGGCGCGAAGAAGATCGACGTGATCAAAGTCATCCGTCAATTGACCAACCTCGGTCTCGGCGAAGCCAAGACCATGGCGGAAACCGCCGGTTCGAAAGTGCTTTCCGGCGTGGGCAAGGATGCCGCCAACGAAGCCAAGAAGAAACTCGAAGAAGCCGGCGCGTCCGTCGGGCTCGAATAG
- the lexA gene encoding transcriptional repressor LexA yields the protein MPAFGLEVAMMMVRKSKGLGERHQKILDFLAMYQRENRYPPSIREIGEKTGITSTSVVNYYLDQLEKMGKIERDRKISRGVRVSGPNASPDTLRVPILGPIAAGIPLPELDPNVSYLSDNEANAVDIARSLLPSKEKGDNLFALEVKGDSMIDAMINNGDIVVMKPASEARNGEMVAVWLPRDNEATLKYFFKEKDRFRLQPANPTMKPIFVKKSEPLEIKGKVVMVIRKMDRPLAA from the coding sequence ATGCCCGCATTCGGGCTGGAGGTTGCTATGATGATGGTACGAAAAAGCAAAGGATTAGGCGAACGCCACCAGAAAATTCTCGATTTTCTTGCGATGTATCAGCGTGAAAACCGCTACCCGCCTTCCATCCGTGAGATCGGCGAAAAGACGGGCATCACATCCACATCGGTTGTGAATTACTATCTCGACCAACTCGAGAAAATGGGAAAGATCGAACGCGACCGCAAGATTTCGCGCGGCGTACGCGTCTCGGGACCCAACGCCTCACCGGATACCCTGCGGGTTCCGATTCTTGGACCGATTGCGGCTGGTATCCCTCTCCCCGAGCTTGATCCAAACGTCAGCTACCTGAGCGACAACGAAGCCAACGCGGTGGACATCGCCCGCAGTCTCCTCCCCTCCAAAGAAAAAGGCGATAACCTCTTCGCCCTCGAAGTGAAGGGAGATTCCATGATCGATGCCATGATCAACAACGGCGATATCGTGGTGATGAAACCTGCCTCCGAGGCGCGCAACGGCGAAATGGTGGCGGTCTGGCTTCCCCGTGATAACGAAGCGACTCTGAAATACTTCTTCAAAGAAAAGGACCGTTTCCGCCTTCAACCCGCCAACCCGACGATGAAGCCCATCTTCGTCAAAAAGTCGGAACCGCTGGAGATCAAAGGCAAGGTTGTCATGGTCATCCGCAAAATGGACAGACCGCTGGCGGCGTAA
- the corA gene encoding magnesium/cobalt transporter CorA yields the protein MLRTLYFSPGKPIRKDIPPQEFPKLVRDRRGLLWVSLINESIETCLPILQGFGFHPLAIDDALQETHVPKLDDWGNYLYIVLNYLVIKENGTDWETRTEELDIFLGPNYIVSLHDSPIPAIEETWAACDRDPRTLQDGADHLLYKIADNIVTSYMPTVEKIDAAIDQIEDEVFDHPSPRTLEKLFALKRLLQAMRRILLPQREVMNKLARDDYRVVDPKDRIFFRDIYDHLVRLHDLNESLRDLVGGALDSYLSVVNNRMNDIMKTLTIITTLFMPLTFVTGFFGMNFFAANPPWEEWTSPLIFYGTLVLILLAPFFMYLWMRRRTWV from the coding sequence ATGCTTCGAACGCTATACTTTTCGCCCGGAAAACCTATACGCAAGGATATTCCCCCACAGGAATTCCCAAAACTTGTTCGGGATCGTAGAGGGCTGCTCTGGGTAAGTCTGATCAATGAATCCATTGAAACCTGCCTCCCCATTTTGCAGGGATTTGGCTTTCATCCTCTTGCAATTGACGATGCCCTTCAGGAAACTCATGTGCCCAAATTGGATGATTGGGGAAATTACCTGTACATCGTACTAAATTATCTCGTGATCAAGGAGAACGGAACGGATTGGGAAACTCGAACCGAAGAGTTGGATATTTTCCTTGGTCCGAATTACATCGTCAGCCTGCACGATTCGCCCATTCCAGCCATCGAGGAAACCTGGGCGGCTTGCGACCGCGATCCGCGCACCTTGCAAGATGGAGCCGACCATCTCCTCTATAAGATCGCGGACAATATCGTAACCAGTTACATGCCCACCGTGGAAAAAATAGACGCCGCCATTGACCAAATCGAAGACGAGGTATTCGACCATCCCTCGCCTCGAACGCTCGAAAAACTGTTCGCCCTTAAGCGGCTCTTGCAGGCTATGCGGCGGATACTCCTCCCCCAACGCGAGGTGATGAACAAGTTGGCGCGCGACGACTATCGAGTCGTTGACCCAAAAGACCGCATCTTCTTCCGAGATATTTATGACCATCTTGTCCGTCTCCATGATCTGAACGAGAGTCTACGCGACTTGGTCGGCGGCGCGCTAGATTCGTATCTCTCCGTGGTAAACAACCGCATGAACGACATCATGAAAACGCTGACGATCATCACAACTCTCTTCATGCCGCTGACTTTCGTAACCGGATTCTTCGGCATGAACTTCTTTGCCGCCAACCCGCCGTGGGAGGAATGGACCAGCCCCCTGATCTTCTACGGGACGCTGGTTCTCATCCTACTCGCTCCTTTCTTCATGTATTTGTGGATGCGCCGCCGCACTTGGGTTTAG
- a CDS encoding DUF2089 domain-containing protein gives MRSAPTLCPICQSELEVVRLHCPSCDTSLEGHFAMGQFSNLSPQQMEFVFTFVRCEGKINRMEQELGLSYPTIRNRLHEVIRALGYEPGKDEPIEIGADKRSEILADLDAGKISAEDAMRILRGEEE, from the coding sequence ATGCGATCAGCGCCCACACTCTGCCCGATCTGTCAGTCTGAACTTGAAGTTGTTCGGCTCCATTGCCCTTCCTGTGATACCTCGCTGGAGGGACATTTTGCAATGGGGCAGTTTTCCAACCTCTCTCCGCAACAAATGGAGTTCGTCTTCACCTTTGTCCGATGCGAGGGCAAGATCAATCGCATGGAACAAGAACTCGGATTATCCTATCCAACCATTCGCAACCGGCTTCACGAAGTGATTCGCGCGCTCGGTTACGAGCCGGGCAAGGATGAGCCAATTGAAATCGGCGCGGATAAGAGAAGCGAGATCCTTGCAGACTTGGATGCCGGAAAAATCTCAGCTGAGGATGCCATGCGCATTCTGCGCGGCGAGGAGGAGTAA
- a CDS encoding MFS transporter: protein MTDVKKQPLLSGLLILFLVAMIFANIGGNMYDGLLPLYLKDLNASIPQIGLFFTLAQIAPLLLQILGGWISDSLGRLRAIAIGSVFGVIGFIPLVLADTWRWLLLAIAVGSVARALVGPSFDAFIAEHSSEENRGKVYGVSQAIFMIVTVVGPPVGAWLAGSYGFKFMLLIAGIFYFIAAVMRIGMAREAAKGQSAQPTLSFAGLKSNLGSMFGLMFSGGIITWILITDGFRDVSFQLSGNLFPVYMQEFGRLTIQQIGWVNSLFGLCMMLTTIPGGWLSDKVGERVGIASGMVLMAGALFLLVNIPQGNTWLYFIGWGMAGTGVGIMMPAYQSLISKAVPQHLRGTAFGLFSTSLGVISLPAPWIGAQLWDRFSPQFPFIITAIALLLSIVPIWMKFKLPKNDESPRSVEPGIEDSKILTPELGS, encoded by the coding sequence ATGACTGACGTAAAGAAACAACCCTTGTTGAGCGGATTGCTGATTCTGTTCCTGGTCGCGATGATCTTCGCGAATATCGGCGGGAACATGTACGATGGATTACTTCCGCTTTATCTCAAGGATTTGAACGCTTCGATTCCTCAGATCGGTCTGTTCTTCACCCTTGCGCAGATCGCGCCCCTGCTGTTGCAGATCCTCGGCGGATGGATTTCAGATTCGCTTGGACGCTTGCGCGCGATTGCGATTGGCAGTGTGTTCGGGGTGATCGGCTTTATCCCATTAGTGCTTGCAGACACATGGCGCTGGCTTTTGCTTGCGATAGCGGTCGGCTCGGTAGCGCGTGCTTTGGTAGGACCTAGTTTCGACGCCTTTATCGCTGAACATTCCAGCGAAGAGAATCGCGGCAAAGTCTACGGCGTGTCACAAGCCATCTTTATGATTGTGACGGTGGTTGGTCCGCCGGTGGGGGCATGGCTGGCTGGATCGTACGGGTTCAAGTTCATGTTACTGATCGCCGGTATCTTCTACTTCATTGCCGCGGTAATGCGCATCGGCATGGCACGCGAAGCCGCGAAAGGACAGAGCGCCCAGCCTACGCTTTCCTTCGCGGGGTTGAAGTCGAACCTCGGCTCGATGTTCGGCTTGATGTTCTCCGGCGGGATCATCACATGGATTCTCATCACCGACGGCTTCCGCGACGTATCGTTCCAACTTTCGGGGAACCTGTTTCCCGTTTACATGCAGGAATTCGGCAGGCTTACGATCCAACAGATCGGCTGGGTGAATTCCTTGTTCGGTTTGTGCATGATGTTGACCACCATCCCTGGCGGCTGGCTGTCGGACAAAGTGGGCGAGCGCGTGGGGATCGCTTCGGGCATGGTATTGATGGCGGGCGCGTTGTTCCTTTTGGTTAATATCCCCCAGGGCAACACATGGCTGTACTTCATAGGCTGGGGAATGGCTGGTACAGGCGTTGGCATCATGATGCCGGCGTATCAATCGCTCATCAGCAAAGCTGTGCCTCAGCATTTGCGCGGCACAGCCTTTGGTTTGTTCAGCACCAGTCTCGGTGTGATCTCGCTCCCTGCGCCCTGGATCGGCGCGCAGTTGTGGGACCGGTTCAGCCCGCAATTCCCATTCATCATCACTGCAATTGCCCTGTTACTCTCGATCGTTCCAATTTGGATGAAATTCAAACTTCCCAAAAACGATGAATCGCCAAGGTCGGTTGAACCGGGCATCGAAGACTCAAAAATCCTTACACCCGAATTGGGATCCTAA
- a CDS encoding MFS transporter, whose protein sequence is MEQTNLHRLSGMLGFTIVWIGQIVSVFASSMSQFALTIFMFNETGSALAMGTMQVFFITPFLLISPLAGVWVDRHNRKMMMMVSDIGAGVATLGILGLQAMGILEYWHLYGASIIYGLAMAFQWPAYSAAIATMVPKEQLVRANGMMSLIEAGPQVIAPILAGALLPVIQLTGILLLDVITFLFAVGALMLVHIPQPVRTEEGVKSQSGGIWKEAAYGFKYIFARPSLLGLQIVFFFGNLFSGIGFTVLAPMILTRSGGDSLAFGTVQSAGAIAAVVGGVAMSAWGGFKRRVNGVMLGWLISGIGMAILGFSGGLTVWIIGGVITAGVVPLVNGSNQAIWQSKVAPDIQGRVFSARRLIAWLTNPISPLIGGALADFVLEPAAIAGTGLPHALSWLVGSGPGSGMRVLIVLCGFCATLVGVAGYFVSYIRNAESILPDHDTLARAESV, encoded by the coding sequence ATGGAACAGACAAATCTACACCGCCTATCGGGGATGCTCGGCTTTACGATTGTATGGATCGGGCAGATCGTCTCTGTGTTTGCCAGTTCGATGAGTCAGTTTGCTCTGACCATCTTCATGTTCAACGAGACCGGCAGCGCGCTGGCGATGGGGACCATGCAGGTGTTTTTCATCACGCCGTTCTTGTTGATCTCGCCGCTTGCCGGGGTGTGGGTGGATCGTCACAACCGCAAAATGATGATGATGGTCAGCGACATTGGCGCGGGAGTCGCCACGCTTGGCATCCTGGGTTTGCAAGCGATGGGGATTCTTGAATATTGGCATTTGTATGGCGCGTCCATAATTTATGGGTTGGCAATGGCGTTTCAATGGCCCGCCTACTCAGCCGCGATCGCCACCATGGTGCCGAAGGAGCAACTGGTCCGCGCGAACGGCATGATGTCGCTGATCGAAGCGGGTCCGCAAGTGATCGCCCCAATACTGGCTGGCGCGTTGCTTCCGGTGATTCAACTCACGGGCATTCTGCTCCTTGATGTGATCACCTTCCTCTTTGCCGTCGGCGCGTTGATGCTCGTTCATATCCCTCAGCCGGTCCGTACCGAAGAAGGCGTGAAATCGCAAAGCGGAGGAATTTGGAAAGAGGCGGCATACGGTTTCAAATATATTTTTGCGCGTCCTAGTTTGCTGGGCTTGCAGATAGTTTTCTTTTTTGGGAATCTTTTCAGCGGCATCGGCTTTACCGTCCTCGCGCCAATGATCCTGACGCGTTCGGGCGGAGATAGCTTGGCGTTTGGAACCGTTCAATCGGCTGGAGCAATCGCCGCCGTGGTCGGAGGCGTTGCCATGAGCGCGTGGGGAGGATTCAAACGCCGCGTGAACGGAGTCATGCTGGGCTGGCTGATCAGTGGAATTGGTATGGCGATCCTTGGTTTCTCGGGAGGGCTTACCGTTTGGATCATCGGCGGCGTGATCACCGCTGGGGTAGTTCCTCTCGTCAACGGTTCGAATCAGGCGATCTGGCAATCGAAGGTTGCGCCGGATATTCAAGGGCGGGTCTTCTCCGCCCGACGCCTGATCGCGTGGCTGACGAATCCGATCTCGCCCTTGATCGGCGGCGCGCTTGCAGATTTTGTTCTTGAACCCGCCGCAATTGCAGGAACTGGCTTGCCTCACGCGTTATCATGGCTTGTGGGATCGGGTCCCGGCTCTGGTATGCGGGTGTTGATCGTCCTGTGTGGTTTTTGCGCCACGTTGGTTGGAGTTGCCGGGTATTTTGTGTCTTACATCCGCAATGCAGAATCGATCCTGCCGGATCACGACACGTTGGCGAGAGCCGAATCTGTCTGA
- a CDS encoding MFS transporter, whose translation MPVRRPRGLQGLFIIWLGQMVSGTASSIAFFALPAWILSRTASSGNALGSWESLYFGSYLLVILFAGVFVDRYPRKAMMLVYDILSLVAALLLFALAQADMLAVWHLYLAAIFQGIGYAFQSPSYSAAITTMVSKKHFVRANGFIALLDSAPGILGPLLAIALFRGVGLEGILLINVLSYTVSISALLLVDVPMTPHTAEGESARSEFFKEAMYGIRYILKRPGLLGLQLIFFFGNFFSGVALSVTSLFTMVSLRTGGDPSNAGTAQSAAAFAALAAGIFLTAVGGIRRPVRAILLGWILSSMFGLTLLGIGNFLLVWVIAAVVDALFEPVVNVSMDTFLQTKIPPDVQGRVFAASDFLAQAMIPLTPLVAGFLGEGIFEPAMREGGQLVRYFGWIVGAGPGSGFGLMIFLCGVAGTLVGLSGYLVRAIRDVDVILPDFDTLPKIENPIQPASSRKKSRPKKSEIEK comes from the coding sequence ATGCCGGTCCGCCGGCCGAGGGGATTGCAAGGACTCTTCATCATCTGGCTTGGTCAAATGGTATCGGGGACCGCCTCGAGCATTGCTTTTTTTGCTCTGCCAGCGTGGATCTTGAGCCGCACCGCGTCGAGTGGCAACGCGCTCGGCTCATGGGAATCTCTCTACTTCGGTTCATACCTGTTGGTGATCCTGTTCGCCGGCGTCTTCGTTGACCGATATCCGCGCAAAGCGATGATGTTGGTCTACGATATCCTGTCGCTGGTCGCGGCATTGCTCCTGTTCGCGTTAGCGCAGGCAGATATGCTGGCGGTTTGGCATTTGTACCTCGCCGCGATCTTTCAAGGCATTGGGTATGCGTTCCAATCGCCGTCCTACTCCGCCGCCATCACCACGATGGTCTCCAAAAAACATTTCGTGCGCGCCAATGGGTTCATCGCCCTTTTAGACAGTGCGCCGGGTATCCTCGGACCCCTGCTGGCAATTGCATTATTCCGCGGGGTTGGCTTGGAAGGTATTCTCCTCATCAATGTACTATCCTACACGGTTTCGATTTCCGCCTTGCTCCTCGTAGACGTACCAATGACACCTCACACCGCAGAAGGCGAAAGCGCGCGTAGTGAATTTTTCAAGGAAGCAATGTATGGGATACGCTACATTCTTAAACGCCCCGGTTTGCTCGGCTTGCAACTCATTTTCTTTTTCGGAAATTTCTTCTCCGGCGTCGCGCTTTCGGTCACTTCGCTATTCACCATGGTTTCGCTCCGCACTGGGGGCGATCCCAGCAACGCTGGCACAGCCCAATCGGCGGCGGCGTTTGCCGCGCTAGCCGCGGGGATTTTCCTCACCGCCGTGGGGGGCATCCGCCGGCCCGTCCGCGCGATTCTGCTCGGCTGGATTCTTTCCAGCATGTTCGGTCTCACTCTGCTTGGTATCGGCAACTTCTTGCTCGTTTGGGTGATCGCTGCGGTAGTAGACGCGCTCTTCGAGCCGGTCGTCAACGTTTCAATGGATACCTTTTTGCAGACGAAGATTCCGCCCGACGTGCAGGGACGCGTCTTTGCCGCCAGTGACTTTTTGGCTCAAGCCATGATACCTCTCACGCCCCTTGTGGCTGGGTTTTTAGGCGAGGGAATATTCGAACCAGCGATGCGCGAGGGTGGACAGCTCGTCCGCTATTTCGGCTGGATCGTCGGCGCCGGACCTGGCTCTGGCTTCGGCTTGATGATCTTTCTCTGCGGCGTGGCTGGCACACTGGTGGGACTCTCCGGCTATCTCGTCCGCGCCATCCGCGATGTGGATGTGATTCTGCCCGACTTCGATACACTGCCAAAGATCGAAAATCCAATTCAGCCGGCAAGTTCACGCAAAAAATCGCGTCCAAAAAAATCCGAAATTGAAAAATAA
- a CDS encoding metalloregulator ArsR/SmtB family transcription factor, producing MKFDPVQFAKAISDDTRQKIMSECCCCWRSVSEIVEKVGFSQPTISHHLAILRDAGLVNVREEGKQTFYSLNQDRVAYCCGQLMVKFAPEDKSTQILLKAIS from the coding sequence ATGAAATTTGATCCTGTTCAGTTTGCCAAAGCCATCTCAGACGATACGCGCCAGAAGATCATGAGCGAGTGTTGTTGCTGTTGGCGTTCGGTGAGCGAAATTGTGGAGAAGGTCGGTTTTTCACAGCCGACGATCTCGCATCACCTTGCCATTTTGCGTGACGCGGGGCTGGTCAACGTGCGCGAGGAGGGAAAACAGACGTTCTATTCGCTGAATCAGGATCGGGTCGCGTATTGTTGCGGGCAGTTGATGGTCAAGTTTGCGCCGGAGGATAAATCCACGCAGATCTTGTTGAAAGCCATTTCCTGA
- a CDS encoding LysM domain-containing protein: MQKRSFQLILVLALLVTSFASAGGARAWAQCPTYITVQWGDTLGGIALMCDTTVDAIRAANPGLGWWLYAGQVLYIPTGYTPAPPQPTYGRTYTVQWGDTLGIISKKTGASVAALLAVNPQITNPSLIYAGQVIYLPSGVSAPPPSYPTQPPAYPTQAPSKESFRLVKITYKGGLYIRDCAGGTNILSSAVLKTYWYYNTGNIQRLGDGSVWVEVKLGEQINGYWRGWMLVRDGLGNYFTSPRID, encoded by the coding sequence ATGCAAAAGCGAAGTTTTCAACTCATCCTTGTTCTTGCCCTGCTGGTTACCTCGTTTGCCTCCGCGGGCGGCGCGCGGGCTTGGGCGCAGTGTCCGACGTACATCACGGTGCAATGGGGCGACACCCTCGGCGGGATCGCCTTGATGTGTGATACCACCGTAGACGCCATCCGCGCGGCAAACCCCGGGCTGGGATGGTGGCTATACGCCGGGCAAGTCCTCTACATCCCAACTGGATATACTCCAGCGCCTCCGCAACCGACGTACGGCAGAACCTACACCGTACAATGGGGCGACACCCTCGGCATTATCTCCAAAAAGACCGGGGCAAGCGTAGCCGCGCTTTTGGCAGTCAACCCGCAAATCACGAATCCGAGCCTCATCTATGCGGGTCAGGTGATCTATTTGCCGTCGGGAGTGAGCGCTCCGCCGCCGAGTTACCCGACGCAACCGCCTGCGTATCCAACTCAGGCTCCATCCAAAGAATCGTTCCGGCTTGTCAAGATCACCTACAAGGGAGGTTTGTACATTCGTGATTGCGCCGGTGGAACGAACATCCTTTCGTCCGCCGTATTGAAGACCTACTGGTATTACAATACCGGCAATATCCAACGGCTTGGAGACGGTTCCGTGTGGGTGGAGGTGAAACTCGGCGAGCAGATCAACGGCTATTGGCGAGGCTGGATGCTGGTCAGAGACGGCTTGGGCAATTACTTCACCTCGCCGAGGATTGATTGA